The following proteins come from a genomic window of Gimesia chilikensis:
- a CDS encoding cupin domain-containing protein, translating into MDHITRPQEQDEYYFEEGCYILEMSSPDVDPEVSLARARVEPGKRTRFHRLKGTFERYIMLSGTGLVEVGDYAPTEVYPGDVVRIPPDTDQRITNIGKDDLVFLVVCNPHFLRSCYTDSEDLRTSGS; encoded by the coding sequence ATGGACCACATCACCCGCCCCCAGGAACAAGACGAATACTACTTTGAGGAAGGGTGCTATATCCTGGAGATGTCTAGCCCGGATGTGGATCCTGAAGTCTCCCTGGCCCGTGCCCGCGTCGAGCCTGGCAAGCGAACCCGGTTCCATCGCCTCAAGGGGACCTTCGAGCGCTACATCATGCTCTCGGGTACCGGACTGGTCGAAGTGGGCGACTACGCCCCCACGGAAGTGTATCCTGGCGATGTCGTGCGGATCCCCCCTGACACTGATCAGAGAATCACCAATATTGGCAAAGACGATCTGGTATTTCTTGTCGTCTGTAATCCGCATTTCCTCCGCTCCTGCTACACAGACTCAGAAGATCTTCGCACTTCGGGGTCATAA
- a CDS encoding DUF1559 domain-containing protein — MLNYPPRVTRKSGFTLIELLVVIAIIAILIALLLPAVQQAREAARRSQCKNNLKQMGLALHNYHDVYLKFPIGSRAPNDGPHNWRFALLPYMDQANIYELAKNSPTSDVDFWEGGGGSYNGDTLLFKDKVITPIYMCPSSSDPAISYANGEPQQGSQSHQYVGIMGAYPDPAGRTNVSYETQYNSFATNTGCLLINECKGMRDVTDGSSNTIIIAEQSRISASNPVLKRSDYTSGWAGTSYAGTVTQWIASGAGQHRFGTGVTSVFHSPNPKSTGAEANAQWDWNTPLTSYHTGGVHVLLCDGATRFLSDNADLLLIQKLCVRDDGQTIGEW, encoded by the coding sequence ATGTTGAATTACCCGCCGCGTGTCACGCGCAAATCTGGTTTTACGCTCATCGAGCTGCTGGTTGTGATTGCGATTATCGCGATTCTGATCGCGCTGCTCCTGCCCGCCGTGCAACAGGCCCGCGAAGCTGCCCGCCGCAGTCAGTGCAAAAACAATCTGAAACAAATGGGTCTCGCGCTCCACAATTATCACGACGTCTATCTCAAGTTCCCCATCGGGTCCCGTGCCCCCAATGATGGCCCCCACAACTGGCGTTTCGCTCTGCTGCCTTACATGGACCAGGCGAATATTTACGAACTCGCCAAGAACAGCCCCACCAGCGACGTTGATTTCTGGGAAGGCGGAGGCGGCTCTTACAACGGCGACACACTGCTCTTCAAAGACAAAGTCATTACTCCCATTTACATGTGCCCTTCCAGTTCAGACCCGGCCATCAGCTATGCCAATGGCGAACCGCAGCAGGGTTCCCAATCGCATCAGTATGTCGGCATCATGGGTGCATACCCTGACCCCGCAGGTCGCACGAATGTCTCTTATGAAACTCAGTATAACAGTTTCGCCACGAACACGGGCTGTCTGCTGATCAACGAGTGCAAAGGCATGCGGGACGTGACCGATGGATCGTCGAACACGATCATCATTGCCGAACAGTCGCGGATCTCAGCCAGCAACCCGGTTCTGAAGCGTTCCGATTACACTTCAGGCTGGGCAGGCACCAGTTATGCCGGCACTGTCACTCAGTGGATTGCCAGCGGAGCCGGACAGCACCGTTTCGGTACCGGAGTGACGTCGGTCTTCCACAGTCCCAATCCGAAATCGACGGGTGCGGAAGCCAATGCCCAATGGGACTGGAACACCCCCCTGACCTCCTACCACACCGGCGGTGTGCATGTGCTGCTCTGCGACGGAGCAACCCGTTTCCTGAGCGACAACGCAGACCTGCTACTGATCCAGAAACTCTGTGTCCGCGATGACGGCCAGACCATCGGCGAGTGGTAA
- a CDS encoding carboxypeptidase-like regulatory domain-containing protein has product MYRLSLFSCLLVAVLLAQGCSGDPNVRPSVEISGTVTLDGAPLQQASIQFTSSKSGESAYANLDENGNYSVSFPQADVGSAYEVTISPPVVEEENAMALAEKPQEKSTVKIPAKYTKRTTSGLIAQVNEPGENKANFELKSK; this is encoded by the coding sequence ATGTATCGTCTATCACTTTTCAGTTGCCTGCTGGTCGCTGTGCTGCTGGCTCAGGGGTGTTCGGGAGATCCGAATGTCCGTCCCTCAGTGGAGATCTCAGGAACCGTGACCCTCGATGGAGCACCGTTGCAACAGGCAAGCATCCAGTTCACTTCTTCCAAATCCGGCGAAAGTGCGTACGCCAATCTGGATGAGAACGGAAATTATTCGGTCTCGTTTCCCCAGGCAGATGTCGGCTCTGCATACGAAGTCACCATCAGTCCGCCTGTCGTCGAAGAAGAAAACGCGATGGCTCTCGCAGAGAAGCCGCAGGAAAAATCGACCGTAAAGATTCCCGCGAAATACACGAAGCGCACCACCAGTGGACTGATCGCCCAGGTCAATGAACCGGGTGAGAATAAAGCCAACTTTGAGTTGAAGAGTAAGTAA
- a CDS encoding LamG-like jellyroll fold domain-containing protein, with the protein MKPTLAPLLLACLALLIPERSYAELQVGATIMDVTPVKLPVLVNGSMKSRSVDKVYTKVNARAIVVADGEDRLAIVVVDSCMMTRPFLDEVKKLAAQKTKIPADHMLISATHAHSVPSSMGCLGTSADPEYTPFLRGKLVDAIVAAEAKLEPAQIGWGVGNAAKFTALRRWIKRPDRISNDPFGNPTVRATMHAGRNWDDVIGESGPEDPDLSLISFQSKDGRPIALLANFSMHYFGAPSLSADYFGLYCNGLQEEIGKKLPKDAPEFVAIMSHGCSGDIYRRDYTKPQDQWSFTDDINEYSSELVKLTMGVYKNITYRKDADVEMAENRMQLNYRVPDKQLLEWSQRIVEKMGDKLPETQEEIYAREQIMLHESQSTEVVTQALRIGDIAIATTPNETYALSGLKVKAQSPLPQTMVIELANGGDGYIPPPEQHLLGGYNTWAARSAGLEVLAEPRIVESDIELLEKVSNQPRRFYEQSRGPAVETILGFKPSAYWRLDEFNGPRARDLSGNQRDGIYEPAIAYFLEGARSKSFCTGTETNRAVHFAGNRLQTRVNDLGDQFTVSLWIWNGIPLDARDISGWMFSQGPNHGLAAYGDHLGLGGKQHPGKLVYMNGTDRKLHAGKTAVERWTWNHVALVRDGDKLTVYLNGKPEIELESKPGASGVLLEQLFFGGRTDNDSNWEGRLDEIAVFDRALNAGEVSQLAK; encoded by the coding sequence ATGAAACCGACTCTCGCCCCCCTCCTGCTCGCCTGCCTTGCTTTGCTGATCCCGGAACGTTCCTACGCGGAACTGCAGGTCGGCGCCACCATCATGGATGTCACCCCGGTGAAACTCCCCGTCCTCGTTAATGGCAGTATGAAGAGCCGCAGCGTCGATAAGGTTTACACCAAAGTCAATGCCCGGGCGATCGTCGTCGCCGATGGCGAAGACCGCCTGGCAATCGTCGTTGTTGACAGTTGCATGATGACGCGTCCCTTTCTGGATGAAGTCAAAAAACTGGCCGCACAGAAAACCAAGATCCCGGCCGACCATATGTTGATCTCCGCCACTCACGCACACTCGGTGCCTTCCAGCATGGGCTGCCTGGGAACCAGTGCCGATCCGGAATACACGCCTTTCCTCCGCGGTAAGCTGGTCGATGCCATCGTTGCAGCCGAAGCAAAACTGGAACCGGCTCAGATTGGCTGGGGTGTCGGGAACGCCGCCAAGTTCACCGCCCTGCGTCGCTGGATCAAGCGTCCCGATCGCATCAGCAACGACCCGTTCGGCAACCCGACCGTGCGGGCCACCATGCATGCAGGTCGGAACTGGGATGATGTCATCGGCGAATCCGGTCCCGAAGATCCTGATCTGTCCCTGATCTCGTTTCAGTCGAAAGACGGTCGCCCGATCGCGCTACTGGCGAACTTTTCGATGCACTACTTCGGTGCCCCTTCACTGAGCGCCGACTACTTTGGTCTCTACTGTAACGGCCTGCAGGAAGAAATCGGTAAGAAACTCCCCAAGGATGCTCCCGAGTTCGTAGCGATCATGTCGCACGGCTGCAGTGGTGACATTTACCGCCGCGACTATACCAAGCCGCAAGATCAGTGGTCATTCACCGATGATATCAACGAATATTCCAGCGAACTCGTTAAACTGACCATGGGAGTCTACAAAAACATTACGTATCGCAAAGACGCCGACGTTGAAATGGCTGAGAATCGGATGCAGTTGAACTACCGGGTTCCCGATAAACAGCTGCTCGAATGGTCTCAGCGGATTGTCGAGAAAATGGGCGATAAGCTGCCCGAAACGCAGGAAGAGATCTACGCTCGCGAACAGATCATGCTGCACGAAAGCCAGTCAACCGAGGTCGTCACGCAGGCCCTCCGCATTGGTGACATCGCGATCGCGACCACTCCCAATGAAACCTATGCCCTTTCCGGGCTGAAAGTCAAAGCACAAAGTCCGCTGCCACAGACCATGGTCATTGAACTGGCCAACGGGGGCGACGGTTACATTCCGCCTCCCGAACAACATCTGCTCGGCGGATACAATACCTGGGCCGCCCGTTCCGCAGGCCTCGAAGTCCTGGCCGAACCTCGTATCGTGGAATCGGATATTGAACTGCTCGAGAAAGTTTCCAATCAGCCCCGCCGCTTCTATGAACAGAGCCGTGGTCCTGCAGTGGAAACGATCCTGGGCTTCAAGCCGTCTGCCTATTGGCGACTGGACGAGTTCAATGGTCCCCGGGCCCGCGATCTCTCCGGCAATCAGCGGGACGGCATTTACGAACCGGCCATCGCTTACTTCCTCGAAGGAGCCCGTTCGAAATCGTTCTGCACGGGAACCGAAACCAACCGGGCCGTTCACTTCGCTGGCAACCGTCTGCAGACCCGCGTGAATGACCTGGGCGATCAGTTTACCGTCTCGCTCTGGATCTGGAACGGAATTCCCCTCGACGCCCGCGACATCAGCGGCTGGATGTTCTCACAGGGACCGAACCACGGACTGGCCGCCTATGGCGATCACCTCGGACTGGGAGGCAAACAGCATCCCGGCAAGCTGGTCTATATGAACGGTACGGACCGCAAACTGCACGCTGGTAAAACCGCCGTCGAACGCTGGACGTGGAATCACGTGGCTCTCGTTCGCGATGGTGACAAGTTGACTGTCTACCTGAATGGCAAACCGGAAATCGAACTCGAATCGAAACCGGGGGCATCAGGCGTGCTGCTGGAACAGCTGTTCTTCGGCGGACGGACGGATAATGACTCCAACTGGGAAGGCCGCCTGGATGAAATCGCGGTTTTCGATCGGGCCCTCAATGCAGGTGAAGTCAGTCAGCTGGCAAAATAA
- a CDS encoding tetratricopeptide repeat protein, producing the protein MTEPDLSTTDRRLRRLFLLIVTASFVLTPIAAPDVWWQLSRGQTVLAELAVPGPILAAGNPTAEADWLGGFPFFMSWLIAGFSGLMLLKFYGTFLLLYLLMRRFEPQLQWAAFALALVTLLAANTAWQPTPRLWDCWFLFLTWIATVRWSQSPTKQNAVLVLISLVVWANLAPLCLLGIAVVAIVPWLTGIQTEPTVTRKQAGLLVASSVLALMLTPRGWFTLSDSLTQLLPGLFYARDLLATTVWQPTFAQGLTVETAGLGILTLVTVCYLIFYSTGWLESFAFLIFAVPAWLNADAVPPCAIGIALLLGRSLVAHPYPIQLLKTKDLLSPALGRLLLGLGLLLLSGKAAAGTLPGQSQRLGWGLAPELDITLLNQAIGPLEYEGTAHCMDITSAGMLCWIKADHKVRPYLTHRQALKQGRLFEELSLNAELSDGWMLQKPRMSGGWGGWWVRLKDRNCQLLLVPNGQVRTIRALFDSRWQPMSVDAAVIPYGWSGEQLSTPQIIKLLPVKEFLNRQQWTYSLPDPSGTPDCSDWWGMLTGSPNLEPALLQARTFRAMQLYTAALRVLHPLLQHYDSPEVKREFELCQKELAYQEQLDTGAPSQLRLQAYQQTSPTDAFPLAQAGPGFQGDHSPPAAVSETLARAINEYIHGDCSEAIAALTADDSESLYAKAQIQLESGDPANAASTFRQLIEQHPQDRLVVPSQNMLDALQ; encoded by the coding sequence ATGACTGAACCTGACCTGTCGACAACAGATCGGAGACTGCGCCGCCTGTTTCTGCTGATTGTCACCGCCAGTTTCGTACTGACGCCAATTGCTGCGCCGGATGTCTGGTGGCAGTTGAGCCGGGGTCAGACAGTGCTGGCCGAGCTGGCAGTTCCGGGGCCAATCCTGGCGGCAGGCAATCCGACAGCGGAAGCAGACTGGCTGGGCGGGTTCCCTTTCTTTATGAGCTGGCTGATCGCCGGCTTTTCGGGACTGATGCTACTCAAGTTCTACGGCACCTTTCTGTTACTCTATCTCCTCATGCGACGGTTTGAGCCTCAACTGCAGTGGGCCGCGTTTGCATTGGCACTGGTCACGTTGCTGGCCGCGAATACTGCCTGGCAACCGACGCCTCGCCTCTGGGACTGCTGGTTTCTTTTTCTGACCTGGATCGCCACGGTCCGCTGGAGCCAGTCCCCGACGAAACAGAATGCGGTCCTCGTGCTGATCTCCCTGGTAGTATGGGCCAATCTCGCGCCGCTCTGCCTGTTGGGAATCGCTGTGGTCGCGATCGTCCCCTGGTTGACCGGCATCCAGACCGAGCCCACCGTCACCCGCAAGCAGGCCGGTCTGCTCGTTGCATCATCCGTATTAGCACTGATGCTCACCCCGCGTGGCTGGTTTACGCTCTCCGATTCACTGACTCAACTCCTCCCCGGCCTGTTCTACGCCCGGGACCTGCTGGCCACAACGGTCTGGCAGCCGACGTTCGCACAGGGACTGACAGTCGAAACAGCCGGGCTGGGTATCCTGACTCTGGTCACCGTGTGTTACCTCATTTTTTACTCCACCGGCTGGCTGGAAAGTTTTGCATTCCTGATCTTCGCGGTTCCAGCCTGGCTGAATGCCGATGCAGTTCCCCCCTGTGCAATAGGTATTGCCCTGCTGCTGGGACGCAGCCTGGTGGCACATCCCTATCCAATTCAACTACTCAAAACCAAAGATCTGCTTTCACCCGCTCTGGGACGCCTGCTACTGGGACTGGGCCTGCTTCTGCTCAGTGGGAAAGCAGCAGCCGGGACGCTGCCCGGTCAGTCACAGCGACTGGGCTGGGGCCTCGCTCCCGAGCTGGATATCACGCTGTTAAACCAGGCGATCGGACCACTCGAATATGAGGGAACGGCCCACTGCATGGACATCACTTCTGCAGGCATGTTGTGCTGGATCAAGGCGGATCATAAAGTTCGCCCCTACCTCACTCACAGACAGGCGCTGAAACAGGGACGCTTATTCGAGGAACTCTCCCTGAACGCGGAACTTTCTGACGGCTGGATGTTGCAGAAGCCACGCATGAGTGGTGGCTGGGGTGGCTGGTGGGTCCGCCTCAAGGATCGGAACTGCCAGTTGCTGCTGGTTCCCAATGGTCAGGTCCGGACAATTCGTGCCTTGTTCGACAGTCGCTGGCAGCCAATGTCGGTCGACGCTGCAGTCATTCCTTATGGCTGGTCGGGCGAACAACTCAGTACGCCGCAGATCATCAAGCTACTCCCCGTCAAAGAGTTTCTGAATCGCCAGCAGTGGACCTATTCCCTGCCCGATCCGAGTGGCACGCCGGATTGCTCAGACTGGTGGGGCATGCTGACTGGTTCTCCCAATCTGGAACCGGCGCTGCTGCAGGCGCGAACGTTTCGTGCGATGCAGCTCTATACAGCCGCATTGCGTGTGCTGCATCCACTGTTGCAGCATTACGACTCGCCTGAAGTCAAACGGGAGTTCGAACTCTGCCAGAAGGAACTGGCTTATCAGGAACAGCTCGACACGGGTGCGCCCAGCCAGTTACGCCTGCAGGCCTATCAACAGACCAGCCCGACAGACGCATTCCCTCTTGCCCAGGCAGGCCCGGGATTCCAGGGCGACCACAGTCCACCCGCAGCGGTTTCAGAAACTCTCGCGCGGGCGATTAACGAATACATTCACGGCGACTGT